A region from the Lolium perenne isolate Kyuss_39 chromosome 4, Kyuss_2.0, whole genome shotgun sequence genome encodes:
- the LOC127294795 gene encoding SWI/SNF complex subunit SWI3C homolog gives MPRKASSTPDSRLKWRKRKRNPDASPTPSAAGDHSDDSDSAAANDEDDTAVPSAAADDEILAGAAARDLREAEVLSPAEAISAFPAATRRKVNRPHPSVLAVVAAERSACAGDVSALVPPALENISHGQLQVLSGALPDHPSLSTDPDMPSSYVCTPPPLMEGHGVPKQFQGRLHVVPKHSDWFSPGTVHRLERQVVPHFFTGKSPGNTPGKFITLRNKVIAKYLENPGKRLAFADCQGFVVNTGELYDLSRIVRFLDAWGIINYLAVGLVHRGLRAAASLLREEPAGGLQLLTAPLKSIDGLITFDRPKCSLRVEDIALLASSLSNSEVLDFDAGAEFAELEGKIRERLSESSCSYCSQSLSSLHYQSQKEVDIALCSNCFHDSRYITGHSSLDFQRVNGDRDGSENDGDNWTDRETLLLLEGIEKHNDNWNNIADHVGTKSKAQCIYHFIRLPVEDSLLETIEVPDASMPVQTNGHPHSDSNGNLPQSVQHGNQLPFISSSNPVMSLVAFLASAIGPRIAASCASAALSALTREDDPRVISESMHADDRTHGAHQNFSDHNGAPSSSISPENVKHAALCGLSAAAMKSKLFADQEEREIQRLAAIVINHQLKRLESKLKQFAEVETLLLKECEQVERARQRISAGRIQVMSGRLNHTGTRLPKPNGGSSTVASNPVNISPRPVGKPGSTAEATRPASSTNIMHGQGHPQMPFLQRQPQMLSFGPRSPLSANQTQPSAQASNIMFSSAAMPNSITPSHNHQLLRSSSGNNSSLG, from the exons ATGCCGCGCAAGGCCTCCTCTACGCCAG ATTCGCGCCTCAAATGGCGGAAGCGGAAGCGCAACCCCGACGCCTCCCCAACGCCGTCGGCCGCGGGCGACCACTCGGACGACTCCgactccgccgccgccaacgACGAGGACGACACGGCCGTCCCGTCGGCTGCGGCTGACGACGAAATCCTTGCCGGTGCCGCGGCCAGGGACCTCCGTGAGGCGGAGGTGCTCTCCCCGGCCGAGGCCATCTCCGCCTTCCCTGCCGCCACCCGCCGCAAAGTCAACCGGCCGCACCCGTCCGTCCTGGCCGTCGTTGCAGCCGAGCGATCTGCGTGCGCGGGAGATGTCTCTGCCTTGGTTCCACCGGCATTGGAGAACATCTCGCACGGGCAGCTCCAGGTGCTCTCCGGGGCCCTGCCCGACCACCCGTCCCTTTCGACGGATCCTGACATGCCGTCTTCTTATGTGTGCACGCCACCGCCCCTCATGGAGGGGCACGGCGTGCCCAAGCAGTTCCAGGGTCGCCTCCATGTCGTGCCCAAGCACTCAG ATTGGTTCTCTCCTGGGACGGTGCACAGGCTGGAAAGGCAGGTAGTGCCACACTTTTTTACAGGGAAATCTCCGGGGAACACGCCGGGGAAGTTCATCACGTTGCGGAATAAAGTTATTGCCAAGTATTTGGAGAATCCAGGCAAGAGGCTTGCTTTTGCAGACTGCCAGGGGTTTGTTGTTAACACAGGTGAATTATACGATCTGAGTAGGATTGTTCGGTTCTTGGATGCATGGGGGATCATCAATTACCTCGCGGTTGGGTTGGTGCACCGGGGTCTGAGGGCGGCAGCATCACTTCTAAGGGAGGAACCAGCAGGGGGGTTGCAGCTGTTGACTGCACCGCTGAAATCAATTGATGGTTTAATTACGTTTGATCGGCCAAAATGTAGTCTCCGAGTTGAAGACATTGCCTTGCTGGCATCGTCTTTATCAAATTCAGAGGTGTTGGATTTTGATGCTGGTGCTGAGTTTGCGGAATTGGAAGGAAAGATTAGAGAACGGTTATCAGAGAGCTCTTGCAGTTACTGCTCACAATCTTTAAGCAGTTTGCACTATCAGTCACAAAAGGAG GTAGATATTGCTCTTTGCTCAAATTGCTTCCATGATTCACGATATATTACTGGGCATTCAAGCTTAGATTTTCAGAGAGTCAATGGAGATAGAGATGGATCAGAAAATGATGGGGATAACTGGACTGATCGAGAAACGTTATTGTTGTTGGAGGGCATAGAGAAGCACAATGACAACTGGAATAACATCGCAGACCATGTTGGAACAAAGTCAAAGGCACAGTGTATTTACCATTTTATTCGTCTTCCAGTGGAGGATAGTTTGTTAGAGACCATTGAGGTACCAGATGCATCCATGCCAGTGCAAACCAATGGACATCCACATTCAGATTCAAATG GAAATCTGCCTCAAAGTGTTCAACATGGAAACCAACTCCCGTTCATCAGTTCTTCTAATCCAGTCATGTCGTTG GTTGCGTTCTTGGCCTCTGCAATAGGACCAAGAATTGCAGCATCATGCGCAAGTGCAGCATTATCTGCTTTAACACGAGAGGATGATCCTAG GGTGATTTCTGAAAGCATGCATGCTGATGATAGGACCCATGGTGCACATCAAAACTTTAGTGACCATAATG GTGCTCCATCATCGTCCATTTCTCCAGAAAATGTGAAGCATGCTGCGTTGTGTGGTTTGTCGGCAGCAGCAAtgaagtctaaactctttgcggaTCAAGAGGAACGTGAAATCCAAAGACTAGCTGCTATCGTGATAAATCATCAG CTGAAGAGGTTGGAGTCAAAGCTGAAGCAGTTTGCTGAAGTTGAGACCTTGCTTTTGAAGGAATGCGAGCAAGTGGAGAGAGCGAGGCAGAGGATTTCGGCTGGCCGCATACAGGTGATGTCAGGCCGCTTGAATCACACTGGAACTAGGCTGCCCAAGCCCAACGGTGGCAGTAGCACCGTGGCATCTAATCCAGTGAACATAAGCCCTAGACCGGTGGGCAAACCAGGCTCCACGGCTGAAGCCACCAGACCAGCCTCATCCACCAATATCATGCATGGGCAGGGGCACCCTCAGATGCCATTCTTGCAGAGGCAGCCACAGATGCTCTCGTTTGGTCCTCGCTCGCCACTTTCGGCTAACCAGACTCAGCCATCTGCACAGGCGTCGAACATTATGTTCAGCTCTGCTGCCATGCCCAATTCAATAACTCCTAGTCACAATCATCAGCTGTTGAGGTCGTCTTCAGGAAACAATTCAAGTCTAGGATAG